A stretch of Antennarius striatus isolate MH-2024 chromosome 6, ASM4005453v1, whole genome shotgun sequence DNA encodes these proteins:
- the zgc:114130 gene encoding mRNA decay activator protein ZFP36L1, giving the protein MPSYPLSQFLDLEEMMCKQLLNLDLSDQSRPPPSLSLAMRTPGYIGQPHCNTSLSLSSLSCLSDHSDSALLASSQWGQQSESPTSSRQTNSNQWRRSGFFGQRSISMVESSSMTPVSFSWPGSDVKHSQSDISPTLLNMGSSSSSSSRYKTELCRSFTESGLCKYGGKCQFAHGHEELRDLSRHPKYKTEPCRTFHTIGFCPYGMRCHFVHNNEEEKKPQVARPAASTSSSVGTQLPSSSRVHRPPLVRQSFSFAGFPSAPQQLLQPPLAALPANPSFTRAPSTSPPPSTDITDLLSQAFLEIDSAFEASPAQYQPNSQAAAADPRSPFLPSPDSGCSPCGLSPNASPSLRQSPGATGVCPGPLGIRSLSYTSLSDQDQDGSSSSGSLSGSESCSGSNEASGRRLAVFSQLSVPEDTTGFSL; this is encoded by the coding sequence CAATTACTGAACCTTGACTTGAGTGATCAGAGTAGACCGCCGCCATCCCTCAGTCTGGCGATGAGAACTCCAGGTTACATCGGTCAGCCTCACTGCAATACATCGTTGTCCCTCTCGTCTCTCTCCTGCCTCTCTGATCATTCTGACAGTGCACTTTTGGCCTCCAGCCAATGGGGGCAGCAGTCAGAAAGCCCCACGTCTTCCCGGCAGACTAATTCCAACCAGTGGAGAAGGTCAGGCTTCTTTGGCCAACGCTCCATCAGCATGGTAGAGAGTAGCAGTATGACACCTGTGAGTTTTAGTTGGCCTGGAAGTGATGTAAAGCATTCCCAAAGTGACATCAGCCCCACTTTGTTAAACATGggctcttcttcatcctcttcatcgcGCTATAAGACTGAACTTTGTCGATCTTTCACTGAGAGTGGCTTGTGCAAGTATGGTGGGAAGTGTCAGTTTGCACATGGCCATGAAGAGCTGCGGGATCTCAGCAGGCATCCAAAATACAAAACTGAGCCGTGCCGTACATTTCACACCATCGGCTTCTGCCCATATGGGATGCGCTGCCACTTTGTTCacaacaatgaggaagaaaagaaacccCAAGTCGCTCGCCCCGCGGCGTCCACTTCTTCAAGCGTTGGGACGCAGCTACCTTCATCCTCCCGCGTGCACAGACCTCCTCTAGTCAGACAGAGCTTCAGCTTTGCCGGGTTTCCCTCTGCtccccagcagctcctccagcccCCGCTTGCGGCTCTTCCTGCCAATCCTTCTTTCACACGAGCCCCGTCAACCTCTCCTCCCCCTAGCACCGACATCACCGACCTACTATCCCAAGCCTTCCTGGAGATTGACTCTGCCTTTGAGGCCTCGCCTGCCCAGTACCAGCCCAACAGTCAGGCTGCGGCAGCAGATCCACGTTCTCCATTCCTGCCTTCACCCGACTCCGGCTGTTCTCCCTGTGGGCTGTCTCCGAATGCCTCCCCATCCCTGAGACAGAGTCCTGGTGCAACTGGGGTCTGCCCAGGACCACTGGGCATCCGATCCCTGTCCTATACCTCTCTGTCAGACCAGGACCAGGAtggcagcagctcctctgggTCGTTGAGTGGCTCTGAATCCTGTAGTGGCAGCAATGAAGCCAGCGGCAGACGTCTGGCCGTGTTCAGTCAGCTCTCCGTTCCAGAGGACACCACCGGGTTCAGCCTTTAG